The genomic segment CCGTCATGGTCGATGGCAAGGCCTGGGCCGGACGCTACGACATGGCCTGGGCCCCGGTGTTAAGCCTCGACGGCGCCCACGTTGCGGCCAAGGTCGAGAAGGGCGGCAAGTACACCGTGGCCGTGAACGGCAAGGAGTACTCCCGCGCCGGCGAGGCCTGCTTCGACCCGGCGTTCAGCCCCGACGGGCGCCTTGTTCTCGTCAAGATGATCGAAAACGGCAAGTACCACCGTCGCGTGGTGCCCGTGGCCGATTTCAAATAGGGGGGAGCCATGCACGCATTCTACGCCCTTGTCAGCGGCCCCCTGGTGTGGGTGGCCTTCGCCGTCTTCCTGGGTGGCAGCATCTGGAAGATCGCTTCGCTTCTGGCCGAAACCAAGGCCAAGGACACCTACGTCGTCGAGTACTGGAGCTGGCGCCACGCCCTGGCGAGCTTCCTGCACTGGCTGGTGCCCTTCATGAGCACCAACTCGCGCCGTCAGCCGGTGATGACCATCGTCACCTTCCTGTTCCACGTGGGCATCGTCCTCGTGCCGCTGTTCACCCTGGGGCACCTGGTGCTCCTGGAGGAGAGCGCGCTCGGCGTGAGCTGGGCCGCGCTGCCCGACAGCGTGGCGGACGCCGCCGCGTGGATCGTGGTCTTCGGCTGCGTCTACTTCGCCTGGCGCCGCCTGACCCAGCCCGAGGTCCGCTTCGTGACCAGCTGCTCCGACTTCGCCATCCTGGCGGTGGTCGCCGCGCCGTTCGTCACGGGCATCATGGCCTACCACGGCTTTGGCGACAACCTGCTCATGACCAGCCTGCACATGCTCTGCGGCGAGATCATGCTCGTGGCCATTCCCTTTACGCGGCTCTCGCACATGCTGACCTTCTGGTACACCCGGGGCTACACGGCGTCCGAGTTCGGCGCCGTGCGCAACGTGTACGACTGGTAGGCCCGGCCCGAACCCGCGAACGCATTGCAAGGAGATCCTACAATGGCTGAGACCGCCGAAAACACCCAAGCCGCCGCACAGGCCATGTCCTGCCTGGAGCGCGTTGCGGCCAAGTCGGCCCAGGACAAGGCCGACGGGAAATATGCCCAGTTCGCGTCCATCAAGGACGTGGGCGTGGACGATGGCGTCGCGCGCCTGACGCCCGAACGCATCGAGAAGACCATCAACCAGGTG from the Desulfocurvus vexinensis DSM 17965 genome contains:
- the tmcC gene encoding TmcC family electron transfer complex membrane anchor subunit encodes the protein MHAFYALVSGPLVWVAFAVFLGGSIWKIASLLAETKAKDTYVVEYWSWRHALASFLHWLVPFMSTNSRRQPVMTIVTFLFHVGIVLVPLFTLGHLVLLEESALGVSWAALPDSVADAAAWIVVFGCVYFAWRRLTQPEVRFVTSCSDFAILAVVAAPFVTGIMAYHGFGDNLLMTSLHMLCGEIMLVAIPFTRLSHMLTFWYTRGYTASEFGAVRNVYDW